One genomic window of Haemorhous mexicanus isolate bHaeMex1 chromosome 17, bHaeMex1.pri, whole genome shotgun sequence includes the following:
- the LOC132335465 gene encoding salivary gland specific protein SAGSIN1 encodes MAAALSALAARLSQSAAARSYGVFCKGLTRTLLIFFDLAWKLRINFPYLYIVASMMLNVRLQVHIEIH; translated from the exons ATGGCGGCGGCTCTGTCCGCACTCGCTGCCAGGCTCTCCCAGTCGGCCGCGGCCAGGTCCTACGGCGTGTTCTGCAAGGGGCTCACCAGGACCCTCCTCATCTTCTTCGACCTGGCCTGGAAGCTCCGCATCAACTTCCCCTACCTCTACATCGTCGCCTCCATGATGCTCAACGTGCGGCTGCAG GTCCATATTGAGATCCATTGA